The genomic region CCCTTGCAGCATCCAGGGCCCGTGCTGGCCCACGGCCGAGAATGCCCAGGCCAGCTGACCATTGGCCAGGCGCAGCACGTAATAGTCACGTTTCAGATCACCGCCGTCCCACCAGCCGGACTCCAGTCGCTCCGGTCCGCCAACAATCTCGGCCACGGGCTGGGTGAGCGGACGCGGCTCGGGCAGCATCCAGCCTGGCCGGGCCGGCCAGCCGGGCAGACGCTCTGGCGCGCGCCGGCCCACATCACGGCCGCCCCCGTCCATGGAGGCTCCCACCACCTTCTTCCAGGCATGTTCAGGGCGCGGATCGGCCACCGGCGCCACCCCATACACCGCATCCTCACCCAGCCGGACGCGCAGGCGCTCGCGCAGCTGCCCCCAGCCCTCGGCCCGCCCGATACGGGCATCGAACAGGTCACGACCCGGCGGCTGCAACGGCTGCAGGTCGCGGGCCACCAGGCGCAGCCCCACCACCGGCCGCTCCAGCACCACGGCCTCCAGCCGGCTGCGCAGCAGTTCGAAGAGCGTGGCCCCGTCATGTTCCGGTGCCAGCAGCCGCAGGCGCAGCGGCGTCGCGCCCGGCGCCGCCTCGTCAGACGTGCGTCGCGAACCGCGCTCATGATCCAGCCACGCCGTCAGCTGCTGCACCCCCCGGATGCGTCGTGCCAGAAAGGTCGCCAGATCCATCACCAGCCGACGCAGCGGAAACATCAGCGGCTGGTGGTCGGTCACGCCATACTCCAACTCCAGCCGCATGTCGAAATGCTCGGGCGGCTGGAACAGGGTCAGCGGCGGCTGCCGCCGGCCGCGCAGCTCGTCCAGACAGTGCAGCAGGGATTCCCCGAAGCGCCGCCGCAACCCGTCGGCCGGCATCTCGAAGACCTGCTGCAGCCGCCGGATGCCCAGCCGGTGCAGCCGCTCGCCGGCGCCATCAGGCAGGCCGGCACGTCGCACCGGCACCCGGGCCAGCAGTACTTGCAACTGTGCCGCATCGGTGGCCTGCAGGCCATCCTGCAGCCAGGCCAGCAGATGGGCCGCCCGGGGAAAGGGCGCCAGCGCGATGCGATGGCGGAACTGCAGATCCGACAGCTCGCGCCGCAGCCGTTCCTCGAAGGCAGGCCACCCGCCCATCAGCCCCAGGCTGCTGCCCACCTCCAGAACAAGGGCCTGCGGCCAGGCCGCGCAGACCTGATGGCTGAAGCGATAGGCCCAGGCCGCCAGCCACTGCTGCCAGCGCGGCAATGCGGCGGCATCATGGGGCAGGGCGATGAACTCGGCATGAATGGCACGGGCCACGGTCAGCTTCTGGCCGACCCGCAGCCCGCAACGTGCGGCAGCCGCATTGACGGCCACCAGGCTGCGGCATGTGGCTGGACCATCCACCAGCACCAGCGGTGCCTCCGGATCGGGCTGGCTGCGCCGGACCACGTCCAGCGCCAGCTCCGGCAAGGCAATGCAGGCCCACAGCATGGCTCAGGCCACCGGCAGGGCAATGGGGCGGGCAGGCACTGCGCCGCCCCGGCATTTCAGCACCTGCAGCCCGCCATCGGGCAGCAGCTGCAGCCGCAGCGCGGCCGGCGAGGGCTGGGGGGCATGGCGCACGGAACGCAGCGCCACGCCCAGCGCCTGCCCATGGTCGGCGGCCACCTGCAGCCGGCGTAGCGCCGCATGACTGGCCCCCTCGGGCCAGCCCAGCACGGCCGCACAGCTGCCCGACCGCAGGCACTGCTCGAAGGCCCAGAGCGCATCGGCCGGCTCGGGGGCATGGATGATCTCCAGCCGGGACAGCAGGACGCCTGCCCGCTGCCAGGCAATGGCACAGGGCACGAAGGGTGGCGCCACCAGCACCACCCGGCCACCGGCCTGCGACAGTCGCGCCAGCATAGGCCACAGCAGCCGCAGCTCGGACAGCCCCGGCGCCGGTGACAGCACCTCGGACAGCGAGGCGGCTGGCCATCCTCCCAGCGGCAGGGCCGCATCCAGCGCCCTGATGCCCGTGGCAATGCCGGCAGCCAGCGGCAGCGGTGCCGCCTGCCATTGCCAGACCTGCCGCCCCGCCAGCAGGCTGGCCAGCGTGACCGGCGAGGCCGGGGCAGGGTCCGACAGGGATGCCGCAGCCTGAGACGTGGCAATCATCTGTCCCATGGGAAGACCCCTACTCAGGGACGGCGCAGCAGGCCGCAGTAGATGCCCTCGATGGCGAAGTCTTCCCAGGGGGAAGGATCGATGGGCACATGCCGGGCATTGCGCGGCAGCAACCGCACCTGGCCATTGTGCTGCCAGAGCCGCTTGATGGTGATGCCGCCATCGACCCGGGCAATGACGATCTGGCCGTGCAGCGCCTGCGGCGTGGCCTTGCCGGCCACCAGGTCACCGTCAAGGATGCCGTCGTCGATCATTGAATCCCCCTGCACGCGCAGCAGGAAATCGGGCCGGGGCGAGAACAGCCAGCGGTCGATCTTCAGGTGACGCTCGATGCGGTCTCCGGCGAGGATCGGCTGACCGGCCGCCACCCGTCCCACCAGCGGCAGTCGCAGGGTGTCGGCTTCGTCATCGCCTGCTTCATCCCGTCCTGCATCCGCCCCGGCAGGGGCCGCCCCTTGCAGCAGCCGGATGCCCCGCGCCTTGCCGGGGCTGAGTTCGATGAGCCCACGCGCCGCCAGCGCCTGCAGGTGCTTGGCCGCCCCGGCGGGACTGGCCCAGCCGAAGGCGTGCATCAGTTCGTGCAGGGTAGGGGGCAGGCCATGGGTCTGCAGATGCCGGTGCAGGAAGTCCAGCACCTGACGCTGACGTTCGGTGAGTGCTCGCATGGTGTAAATTATTACACCAATATCTCCCCGACGTCATCCTTCATCAGGGCGACCTCCTCATCGCGCGCGCCCACGGCCGGGTGCGGTGCATCGGGCGGCAGCTTCTGCAGCCAGTCATCCAGTGCCTCCACCGCCATCGGCCGGGCCAGCAGGTAGCCCTGCAGCTCGTCGCACTGCAGGACCAGCAGGATGTCGCGCTGCCCCTCGGTCTCCACGCCCTCGGCCACCACCCGCAGTCCCAGCTGATGGGCCAGCTGGATCACCGCACTCACGATGGCCCGCGCATCCGGCCGCACCTCGATGTCGGCCACGAAGCTGCGGTCGATCTTCAGCTGCCGGGCAGGTAGCTGCCGCAGGTAGCTGAGGCTGGAATAGCCGGTCCCGAAGTCGTCGATCGACAGGTAGACGCCGATGCGCGAGAGCGCCTCGAAGGCACGCTGGGTGCTCTCGATGTCCTCCATCGCCACCGATTCGGTGATCTCGCACAGCAGCTGGCTGGGCATCACCTGGTAGCGGGCCAGGGCGGACTCGATGCGCGGCACCAGCTCCTCGGTGCGCAGCTGGTGGACCGACAGGTTGATCGCCACATTCATCGAAAGCCCCTCGTCGGCCCAGACGCGCATCTGGCGGCAGCTTTCCTCGATCACCCAGTTGCCCAGCCCGTTGATCAGCCCGAAGCGCTCGGCAATCGGGATGAAGACGTTGGGCCCCACCATGCCGCGCGTGGGGTGCTGCCAGCGCAGCAGCGCCTCCACGCCCTGCAGCCGTCCCAGCCGGGCATCGATCTTGGGCTGATAGTGCAGCTGCAGCTCGCCGCGCTCCAGCGCGTGACGCAGGTCCTGCTGCAGGCTCAGCTGATCCTGCAGCCCCTCGTTCATCCGCGACTCGAAAAGCGCATAGGTATTGCCGCCGGCCCGCTTGGCGGTGTACATGGCCGCATCGGCGTTCTGCACCAGCTTCAGGCGGTCGCCATGCTCCGGGTACAGCGCCACCCCTACCGATCCGGAAAGCGTCACCTGGTGGCCCTGAACCTCCAGCGGCTGCGCCAGCACCTGGATCACCCGGTTGGCCAGGCTGGCGCAATCGGCCACATCCGAAACATCCTCGGCCAGCAGCACGAACTCGTCTCCGCCAATGCGGGCCACCGTGTCGCTGTCCCGCGTGGTCGTGCGCAACCGGCGGGCGGCTTCCTTCAGCACCTCGTCACCCACCGCGTGGCCCAGCATGTCGTTGATCGGCTTGAAGCCGTCCAGGTCCACGAACAGCACAGCCACCTTGCGCGGCTCGCGCCGTGCGCGGCTGTCATCATCACGGTCGTAACGCTGCATCGCATGCAGCAGCCGATCCTCGAAGAGCATCCGATTGGGCAGCCCGGTCAGCGGATCGATGAAGGCGCGCCGGCGCAGTTCCTCATTGGCCGATTCCAGCTGCATGTTGGCCTTCGTGAGCGCCTTTCGCCCCCGCCGGAAAAAGAGCAGCAGCGCCACATGGGAGGCAAGGATGACGAGCAGCACCGAAGTCGCCACCACGCCGGAAAGATGGAAATCAGGCAGGAATTCCAAGACGGGGCTCACCCAGAGAGAGGATGTCGGTGTGGCGGCGCCATGCCGGCCGCCCACACGGATCGGCCCGAACATAAAGGAATAATTTCCAGCCTCACGCCCCCATCCGCCTGCCGGCATCCCATGCCGACCGATGGCGCGCCGGCATTGACGACGACCCGGGCCGACCGGCCATCAAATCCCACCACAAAGGGCCGAATCTGCCCCCCGAAGACGACCCTGGCGGATAGACTAGAGGGTGTCGTGGAGCTTGACCGGGCCATGGCCTCACGGTGCGTCCCGTGACAGCCCATGGTCGGACGGCCAGACGCCATCCGGCACATGACGACCCAATAATCAGAATCCTGACCATACGGATCCCTTTCGCCATGAGCGACGTCGCACTCACCATCAGCCTGCTGTCCCTGGTCGCCATCCTGGGCCTTGGCATCGGTCACATCCGCCTGCGCGGCGTCAGCCTGGGCATCGGCGGGGTGCTTTTCGGCGGCATCATCGTCGGACACTTCCTCACCCGCCACAATTTCGCGCTCAACGAGCACACGATGCACTTCATCCAGGAGTTCGGGCTCATCCTGTTCGTCTACACGATCGGGATCCAGGTGGGCCCAGGCTTCTTCTCCTCGCTGCGCCAGAGCGGCCTGCGTCTGAACGGCGTGGCCATGGCCATTGTCGGCCTGGGCGGCCTCATGGTCATCCTGCTGCACCTGCTGCTGGACATCCCGCTGGCCGTCATTCTCGGCATCTTCTCCGGTGCCGTCACCAACACGCCCTCGCTGGGCGCGGGCCAGCAGGTGCTGGCCGAACTCAGCGGCGAGAGCAGCGCCGAAATCATGGGCATGGGCTACGCCATCGCCTACCCGATCGGCATCCTGGGCATCCTGTTCTCCATGTGGTTCATCCGCATCGTGTTCCGCATCGACGTGAATGCCGAGGAACGCCAGTACGAGGAAAGCCTCTCCCAGCGCCAACATGGCCTGGAGAGCTGCAACGTGCGCGTCACCAACACGAACCTTGATGGCCTGCAGATCGCCGATATCCCCGATTTCGAGCGCCACGACGTGATGTATTCGCGTCTCAAGCGCGGCGAGCAGTTCTTCATCCCGCGCGTGCACACCCGGCTGCAGATGGGTGACGTGCTGCACCTGGTCGGCAGCCCAGCCGCCCTCAAGCGCATGCAGGTCATCATCGGCGAACTGGCCAATGTCAGCACCTCCACCCGGGGCACGGCCTACCGCTCGGTCCGTGCCGTCGTCACCAACGACGCCGTCATCAGCAAGAAGATCCGTCACCTTGACCTGCAGTCGCACTACGACGTGGTGATCTCCCGGCTCAACCGCGCCGGCATCGAACTGGTTCCCACCGGCGGCATGGCCCTGCAGTTCGGCGACGTGATCAACCTCGTGGGCCGCCAGGAAGACATCGACACCGTGATGGCCATGGTGGGCAACGCCCAGCAGAAGCTGCAGCAGGTGCAGATGATGCCCATCTTCATCGGCATCGGCCTGGGCGTGCTGCTGGGCTCCATCCCCCTCTACGTGCCGGGGCTGCCGGTGGCACTCAAGCTCGGTCTGGCCGGCGGCCCGCTGGTCGTGGCCATCATCCTGGCCCGTATCGGCAGCCTGGGCAAGCTCTACTGGTTCATGCCCCCCAGCGCCAACCTGGCGCTGCGCGAGATCGGCATCGTGCTGTTCCTGGCCGTGGTGGGCATCAAGGCCGGCGGCCACTTCTTCCACACGCTGCTCAGTCAGGACGGCGTGTCCTGGCTGGGCTATGGCGCCATCATCACTATCGTGCCACTGCTGGTCGTGGGCATGCTGGCTCGCGGCGTGGGCAAGATGAACTACCTGACGCTCTGCGGCCTGCTGTCCGGCGCCATGACCGATCCCCCGGCGCTGGCCTTTGCCAACGGCATCAAGGAAGACAGCGGCGCCCCCGCGCTGGCCTATGCCACCGTCTACCCGCTGGTGATGTTCATGCGCATCATCCTGCCACAGCTGCTGGCCGTGCTGCTGTGGGCAGGCAGCTGAGGATCCGCTGACAGGGCAGGGCAAGACCCGGCATCCCGGAAAGATCCTGCCAACGGGAGTAGACTGGAAAGTCGTGGGCCCCACGGCCCACCTTCAGGGAGGAGGCACCATGTCCCGCTGGATCGACCACACCATCTGGTGGCATGTCTATCCCCTGGGCTTTGCCGGGGCGCCCATACGCCCCACGCCTGAGGAACGGGCACTGTCCCCCCGGCTGGACCGCCTGTTGCCGTGGCTCGACTACCTGATCGAACTGGGCGCCAACGGCCTGGCCCTGGGGCCCATCTTCCAGTCCGAAAGCCACGGCTACGACACGCTGGATTTCTACCGCATCGACAGCCGGCTGGGCGACGACGCCACCTTCGACCATCTGGCCCGCGCCTGCCAGGAACGCGGCATCCATCTGATGCTCGATGGCGTGTTCAACCATGTGGGGGTTGGGCATCCGCGCTTTCAGGCCGCGCTGGCGGGCAATGATCCCGCTGCCGAGGCCATGTTCCGCATCCACCGCACCGAAGCCGGCGTCCATTACGACGACTTCGAGGGCCACCAGGCCCTGCCTGCCCTCAATCACGACGCCCCGGCCGTCGTCGATCGGGTGGTCGATGTCATGTGCCACTGGCTGCGACGCGGCGCCTCGGCCTGGCGTCTGGACGCCGCCTATGCCGTCAAGCCCGAATTCTGGACCCAGGTACTGCCACGCGTGCGCGCCGAATTCCCCGACACCTGGATCGTCGGCGAGGTCATACACGGCAACTATCCGGACATCGTGCGACGCTCCGGCATGGATGCCGTCACCCAGTACGAGTTGTGGAAGGCCGCCTGGAGCGCGCCGCTGGAGGGCAACTTCTTCGAGCTGGACTGGTGTCTGAAGCGCCACAACGACTTTCTGGCCAGCTTCGTGCCGATGACCTTCATCGGCAACCACGATGTCACCCGCATTGCCAGCCGCATCGGCAACGACAAGGCCGCCCTCGCTGCCACCATCCTCTTCACCGTGGGGGGCATCCCGTCCATCTACTACGGCGACGAACAGGCCTTCCAGGGCATCAAGACCGACAGGGAAGGGGGCGATGACGAAGTGCGCCCCGCCTTTCCCGACACGCCAGCGGCGCTGTCCCCCCTGGGCGAGCCCATGCGCCGGATCCATCATGACCTGATCGGGCTGCGCCGCCGCAACCCCTGGCTGGTGAATGCCACCACCACGCCCACCCAGGTGGAAGCGCGCACCTACGTCTACGACGTCAACGGCCGGGAAGGGCAGCGACTGAACGTTGCCCTGCGACTGGACCCCAGCCCGATGGCAGACATCCACGCCGCGGATGGCACGCATCTGCTGCACGTGGGGGCGTAAGGCGAAAGCCGAACGCCAGAGCCAGAGCCAGAGCCAGAGCCAGAGCCAGAGCCAGAGCCAGAGCCAGAGCCAGAGCCAAAGCCAAAGCCAAAGCCAAAGCCAAAGCCAAAGCCAAAAAACAGAAAGGCCGCCAACAGCGTGAGCTGGGCGGCCTTCGAAAAACTGGAGCGGGAAACGAGTCTCGAACTCGCGACCTCAACCTTGGCAAGGTTGCGCTCTACCAACTGAGCTATTCCCGCGAAGAGATGAAATTATGGCACAAAAAAGATGCGGTGTGCAAGCGTCTGGCAAAAAATTTTGTGTCGTAAAAATAAAACAGCTTGACCGGGGATTCCCGGGGAAGGGCGGACGACACCCTTTCGGGGCAGTGGACGGACACAGGCGCCACACAGCCCGCCAGACGGAGCCCACCAGACAGCCACCGCAGCCCCGGAAGGACCACGTCCCCGACAGGCTCCACGAGCATCGTCAGGCGTCAGGCCGGCTGCGCGGGATTCACCGGCGCCAATACCTCCATCAGCAGCCGCTTGTGCAGGGCACGGACCCGCGCCTGTGAAACCGGCGCACCATCGCCAGCACCGAACAGGACCTGCTGCATCAGCCACAACGCACCCGGCATCGTCCCGAAGAAATAGTCCTCGTTGCTGAAGTCGCCACGGATCAGACCCTTCTCGATGCAGAGATCCAGAAAGCGGCGATCACCGAAGAGACTGCGCTCCAGCATCCGCCGGGCCCATTGCTGCACCACATCAGGAATGCGCCCGCTTTCCGTCATCAGCAGCCGGAAGGCTGCAACCGCACGCGGGTCGCTCAGCTGGGCATAGATGCGGTCCAGATAGCGGTCCAGCAGCTCGGACAGCGAAACAGCCTCCTCACCTTCAAGCAGCGCCTCGCAGTGGTGGCCCTCCCAGGGCAGCAACAGCATGCTCAGCATGCCCTCGAAGACTTCTTCCTTGCTGCCGTAATGCGCATAGATGCCCGACTTGGAGATGCCCGCACGCATGGCGATGCGCTCCAGCGACGTGGCGGCAAATCCTCCGATCGAGAACTCCTCGACAGCGGCCTCCAGGATCTCGCGCTTGCGCTCGGCAGCGGGCAGATAACGCCGCTTGCCCCCCGGGCGGTTGCCATCGTTTGGCAGGGAACGCTCGGCCAATTCATCCTCCTCTTGCATGGTCGGGACCCGAAGCTGGCTGAAATGAAAAGATCGTCGGCCAGACGCACAGGCATGCACCTGCCACCTCACTGGCAGCAGCCCGCACGCCTGGCACGGCACGTCGGCCCTCAGCACACGTTGCGTCAACCGACAGCCCTGATTTTACTTCGATGGTGCCACAAAATATAGCCAACTCTTCCAAAACGCCGTCTTCATCGTTCAAAAATGGTGATTGACATGAACAGATTGCCAACGGCTGCTGCAGACCCGGCAGGGCAGTACCATCAGCTCCGTTCACCATTTTTCGGGAGGCCCTGATGGAACGACTTTTCTCATACGGCACACTGCAACTGCCCGACGTGCAGACCGCCACCTTCGGCCGGCTGCTGCAAGGGCAGGCCGACAGCCTCGTCGGCTTCCGGCAGGAGATGCTGGCCATCCGCGACCCGGACGTCGTGAAGCTCAGCGGCAAGACCCATCATCCCATCCTGCTGGCCACCGGCAACCCGGCCGACACGGTCTCGGGCACCGTCTTCCTGATCACGCCCGAGGAACTGGCCCAGGCCGACAAGTACGAGGTGAGCGACTATCGCCGCGTCCTGGCCCCGCTGACCAGCGGCGGCAGTGCCTGGGCCTACGTGGCCCAGGAAAGCAGCACCGACGCCGCCTGAGGTCAGCGGGCATCCGGACTGACGGCTGCACCGCAGATATCCTTCAGGACATCCACAGGCTGGCTGTCGTCCGCATCGCGCCCCACCGTACAGCGTACAGGGAAAGAAGCGGCCTTGTGTGAATCACGCCACGGGCCGTGGCGGATCCTTCTGGCACCATAGGGCAACGCCTTGTCGAGATCACCCATGCAGATCCGCCAGACATTCGCCCCGTTGCTGGCCGCCGCCGTTGCGGCCGTCGCCCTCTGGTCGGGCATCGCCCCGATCGACCGTGCCGTCTGGTGGGCCGAGGTCACGCCCATCTTCATCGTGTACGGTGCGCTGCTGGTCACCGCACGCTGGTTCCGCTTCAGCAACCTGGCCTATGCCCTGATGAGCGGCTGGATGCTGCTGCACCTGGTGGGTGCGCACTACACCTTTGCCAACGTGCCCTTCGAATGGGGCAACCGGCTGCTGTCGCCGCTGCTGGGCGAATCGCGCAACCACTTCGACCGCGTGGCCCACTTCATCATCGGCCTCTACAGCTACCCCATGGCCGAATGGCTGCTGCGCCGCCGGCTCTGCGGCATGGGCGTGGCCTTCTTCTTCTCGCTCTTCTTCATCATGAGCGTGGCCGCCGCCTATGAGATCATCGAGTGGCAGTACGCCGTCATCGACGGCGGAAATGCCGGCATCGAGTTCCTGGGCTCGCAGGGCGACATCTGGGACGCCCAGAAGGACATGCTGGCCGACACGCTGGGCGCACTGACGGCGCTGCTGCTCTACCTGGTCGTCCGACCGGACCGGACGATGCGGATGGCGGGGCAGCAAGCAGGCCCGGGAGCAGGGCGCTGAACCCAGGGTGACAGGAGTGATGAACGCCCCTGTGAACAGCCCTCGGGGCAGAGGCTGAGACGGCCCAGCCCATCAGTTCAGGGGGATGCCGGAAGGCAAGCAGCCAGATTTAACAATCTTCAAAACCAGGACTTGCAAGTCTCCGAAATATCTCTATAATCCTGATTCTCGTCGATGCGGGAATAGCTCAGTTGGTAGAGCGCAACCTTGCCAAGGTTGAGGTCGCGAGTTCGAGACTCGTTTCCCGCTCCAGTTTTCAAAGGCCGCCCAGCGCATGCTGTTGGCGGCCTTTTCGTTTTCTGCGCTCAGGCTGTCGGCTACCGTCGTCTGCCTTGTTGGCCGGCCTGTTTTTTCCCCCTGGAAGAAACCTTGACCATGGGTGTGACACTCCGCCCCATCACGGCACGGACTCCTACACTGTAAAAGTCCGTGCTTCCTGTCGTCGTCCCTCATCGACAGAGCCCACGGAGCATCCTGAACGACTGCACGAAGGAGACTCCACCATGGCCTATCAGACGACCAACCCCTATACCGGCAAGACCCTGAAGACCTTTCCCGATGCCACCGATGCCGAAGTGGCCCAGGCCCTGGAACGCGGCCACGCCGCCTTTCAGCAATGGCGCCTGAAGCCCGTCAGGGAACGGGTGACGTTCCTGCAGAAGGCAGCCGACCTGCTGCGCGCCAAGCGTACCGAATACGCGAAGCTTCTCACCACCGAGATGGGCAAGCTGCTGGCCGAGGCCGAGGCTGAGGTGGAATTGTCGGCGGCCATCCTGGAATACTACGTGAAGCATGCCGAGGCAGAGCTGGCCCCGCAGCCGCTGCCCTGCGAGGATCCCGTCGTGTCCGAGGCCCAGCTGGTCCACGAGCCGCTGGGCATCATCCTGGCCATCGAACCCTGGAACTTCCCGTACTACCAGATTGCCCGCATCATGGCGCCGCAGCTGGCAGCGGGCAACGTCATCCTCCTGAAGCATGCCTCCAACGTGCCGCAATCGGCCGCCGCCTTCGAGAAGCTGATGCAGGAGACGGGGCTGCCGGCAGGGTGCTTCCAGAACCTGTACGCCACGCGGGGCCAGATCGAGACAATCATCAACGACCCGCGCGTGCAGGGCGTGGCCCTGACAGGCTCCGAAGGAGCAGGGGCCCTGGTGGCAGCCCAGGCGGGCAGGGCACTGAAGAAATCCACGATGGAACTGGGCGGCTCGGATGCCTTCATCGTGCTGGACGACGCCGACCTGGACAAGGCGGTGAAATGGGCCGTGTTCGGACGCCACTGGAACGGGGGGCAGGTCTGCTGCTCGTCCAAGCGCATCATCGTGCATGAATCGATTCATGACGAGTTCGTCCGGCGCTACACCGAGGGGGTGGCGCAGCTGAAGGCGGGCGATCCGATGGAGGCGTCCACCACGCTGGCCCCGCTGTCGTCGCAACAGGCGGCCGACGACGTGCGCCGCTGGATCGATGAAGCCGTGGCCCACGGCGCCACGGCCACCGTGATCGGGGCCGAGGTGCCCAGGCAGGGCGCCTTCGTGCGACCGGTGCTGCTCACCGGGGTGAAGCCCGGAAACCCGGTCTACCACCACGAGTTCTTCGGCCCGGTCTCGATGATCTTCAAGGTGAAGGACGAGGACGAGGCCATCCGGCTGGCCAACGACTCGCCGTTCGGCCTGGGCGGCTCGGTGTTCACGCAGGACATTGAGCGCGGCAAGCGGGTGGCCGCGCAGATCTCCACCGGCATGGTCTACATCAACCATCCCACGGCGGTGAAGGCTGACCTGCCATTTGGCGGAATACGCCGTTCGGGCTATGGCCGCGAGCTGATCGGCCTGGGCCTGAAGGAGTTCGTCAACCACAAGCTGGTCGGCGTCACCGACATCGACGGGGCATTCTGAGGCGACTCCCGTCACTTCACGGCGGCCGGCGGCGCATGCCGATGCTTCGCTGCCGGCCCCGGAGTGTGGTGTAATGCAGGGCGTGCTGCCCGAGTGGTGAAACTGGTAGACACAAGGGACTTAAAATCCCTCGACTTCGGTCATGCCGGTTCGATCCCGGCCTCGGGCACCACGTCACATCGCGTCTTTCAGTACCGTCCAGACGGTCTCCAGCATGCGCGGATGCGCCCGCGCCTGCGGGTGAATGCCGTCGGGCTGGAACCAGGCCGGGTCATCGCCAAAGCCTTCCAGCAGGAAGGGCACCAAGGGGCTACGGGTCTCGTCGGCCACCTTGCGGAACATCCGCTCGAACTGCCGTGCATAAGCCGGCCCGTAGTTGGGCGGCACCTGCATGCCCACCAGCACGGCGCGCCCGCCTGCCTTCTGCACCGCGTCCACCATCTGCCGCAGGTTGTCGGTGGAGGCCTTCAGCGGCAGGCCGCGCAGCGCGTCATTGCCGCCCAGCTCGATGACCACCAGCGCCGGACGATGCTGCTGAAGCAGCTGCGGCAGCCGGGCCAGGCCACCTGCCGTGGTCTCGCCGCTGATGCTGGCGTTGACCACCTTCCAGCGTGACAGGGCGGCATCACCGGCCAGACGCTTCTCCAGCAGCGCCACCCATCCTTCGCCGCGCGACAGGCCGTATTCGGCCGACAGGCTGTCGCCGAGCACCATCAGCACAGGGCTTTCTGCCGTGTCTGCCGCATCAGCTGCCTGCCAGGGCAGGGCAGCCAGCAGCGCCGGCGCGGCCATCCATGACAGCACCTGCCGCCGCTGCGGGTTAGCCGTTACCATTGCATCCGGTGCCGTGCCCTGCCGGCAACCGCATCCATCCTGTCCTGCCTGGCCACGTCGTGGCGCCACTGTTCTCATGCCCCTCATCCAAGTCCAGAACCTGAGCAAGAGCGTACCAGATAGCGGACGCATGCTGACGATCCTCGACGACGTGAGCTTCGACGTGCAGGCCGGCGAGACGGTTGCCATCA from Lautropia mirabilis harbors:
- a CDS encoding gamma-glutamylcyclotransferase family protein, producing the protein MERLFSYGTLQLPDVQTATFGRLLQGQADSLVGFRQEMLAIRDPDVVKLSGKTHHPILLATGNPADTVSGTVFLITPEELAQADKYEVSDYRRVLAPLTSGGSAWAYVAQESSTDAA
- a CDS encoding TetR/AcrR family transcriptional regulator, giving the protein MAERSLPNDGNRPGGKRRYLPAAERKREILEAAVEEFSIGGFAATSLERIAMRAGISKSGIYAHYGSKEEVFEGMLSMLLLPWEGHHCEALLEGEEAVSLSELLDRYLDRIYAQLSDPRAVAAFRLLMTESGRIPDVVQQWARRMLERSLFGDRRFLDLCIEKGLIRGDFSNEDYFFGTMPGALWLMQQVLFGAGDGAPVSQARVRALHKRLLMEVLAPVNPAQPA
- a CDS encoding arylesterase — encoded protein: MVTANPQRRQVLSWMAAPALLAALPWQAADAADTAESPVLMVLGDSLSAEYGLSRGEGWVALLEKRLAGDAALSRWKVVNASISGETTAGGLARLPQLLQQHRPALVVIELGGNDALRGLPLKASTDNLRQMVDAVQKAGGRAVLVGMQVPPNYGPAYARQFERMFRKVADETRSPLVPFLLEGFGDDPAWFQPDGIHPQARAHPRMLETVWTVLKDAM
- a CDS encoding NAD-dependent succinate-semialdehyde dehydrogenase, translating into MAYQTTNPYTGKTLKTFPDATDAEVAQALERGHAAFQQWRLKPVRERVTFLQKAADLLRAKRTEYAKLLTTEMGKLLAEAEAEVELSAAILEYYVKHAEAELAPQPLPCEDPVVSEAQLVHEPLGIILAIEPWNFPYYQIARIMAPQLAAGNVILLKHASNVPQSAAAFEKLMQETGLPAGCFQNLYATRGQIETIINDPRVQGVALTGSEGAGALVAAQAGRALKKSTMELGGSDAFIVLDDADLDKAVKWAVFGRHWNGGQVCCSSKRIIVHESIHDEFVRRYTEGVAQLKAGDPMEASTTLAPLSSQQAADDVRRWIDEAVAHGATATVIGAEVPRQGAFVRPVLLTGVKPGNPVYHHEFFGPVSMIFKVKDEDEAIRLANDSPFGLGGSVFTQDIERGKRVAAQISTGMVYINHPTAVKADLPFGGIRRSGYGRELIGLGLKEFVNHKLVGVTDIDGAF
- a CDS encoding DUF2238 domain-containing protein; the encoded protein is MQIRQTFAPLLAAAVAAVALWSGIAPIDRAVWWAEVTPIFIVYGALLVTARWFRFSNLAYALMSGWMLLHLVGAHYTFANVPFEWGNRLLSPLLGESRNHFDRVAHFIIGLYSYPMAEWLLRRRLCGMGVAFFFSLFFIMSVAAAYEIIEWQYAVIDGGNAGIEFLGSQGDIWDAQKDMLADTLGALTALLLYLVVRPDRTMRMAGQQAGPGAGR